GATCAGACAGATGAGGCTGCGTCTACAACCACGTAtacaatataatttattatggATGGCATGACTGTGACCTCAGCTTACCAGAGTTTCTGCTCGTGCGACAGCAAGTTCAGCTGGAGTATGACCTGATCTAATCTCACAGACATGTTGACTACACAGGCCGGTGGACCAAGTTTGACTTACATAATTAAATGCTATACTCTATAGGTAAACatggcggcccggtggcgcaacggttagcgctgttagcgctactaaaacatcgactgtagtcgatggcctatgccccaggaggggcgaagggccttaaaaaaaaaaaaggtaaagagcCGGTCAAGCAGGGTGGGCCACGTGACCCATTATCTAAACTTTGGCGTCGTGTGAAGCTAACGTTGAGAACAGTTAACAAACATTGCTGACTTCTACGCATGAACAAATATCTCATTATATACCATATGTtccaattaattaaaaaatcgCATTAGATTATTTGACTAATTAATGTCATAAGGAAACTCTTCCTTCTGTGGTCAGAAATGTGCAAAATTCTTCTATCATGTTTACAGCCCGTACAAATCTTTTTCGGTAGCCTTTTTGTACGGCGCCACGAGCCTATCGCTTTTCAAAGACTTCAGAAGTCTTGTACACTTTTACTGTTCTATCTTTGGAAATGCTGTATCTGTGTTTTGTGATTATGCAACGCTGTGGATTGTCCGACTGAGACAATCAAAAGCTGTATCTGTCGCAGGTACCACTCATGAAGACTAAACTTTACTCGAGAAGAGTACAGACGGTACCCTGACAACCATGTACGTTAGAGCTTAGCTGTGTGAAGCAGAATCCCATCGAGAATGGCGGCGATCGCAGGTAACTAGGACGGTAAAGCAAcgactgtgtatatatatagcgccAGTCGTGTTTGCGGCAACTACACGCATCCTGCTAcgctgtgcacgtgcatgtgagCACGCATGCAGAAGTGTGTGTAGAATGCGTGCACCCTAAGACAATGCCACATAACATATGATCATTACATTCAACCcagccacacatacacatgcattatgcttttctttgttgtaaaatgGTACAACACTCAGTGCGAGTAGTGTCAGGAATCTCTGTTCTGcgatataaataattttctgacGACTTCATTCTACTTCTGGCCAAGAAATGAGCGAGAGCCCAACACGTCTGCACCAAATATACATGTCCAATCGAGTGTTCCCACTGGCCTGTTGTGTTGACAGAACTCCACACAAATATTCGACACTTGCCCTGTCATAAATATTCGGCAACGAATACGGTAATATAGTAAGCAGTTATATAAGGGTTAACTTATCAAAGGTCAGGTTAAAAGTGCAAGGTAAGCTGTAAAACATCTAGCGAACCACCAGCGTGTCGACGCGTGACATACAACACGTGACTCCAAGCCTTTCATTCCGTCCTTGGCATTTGGTACATGTGTGCACGGCGGCTGTTctagttctgtgtgtgtgtgttactccAAAAGCAGCATAGCATCCACAGCTTTCACTTTGCTTTCCTTATGCAACAGGTAATAAGCAGTATGCAGTCAGTGAGCcagttttatttcacttttgcttttgtCTATTGACTCTAGCCATGAGAAAAAGACACTACAATGTGAGCGGTCTCTGCTTGCTGGTCTGGACAACTTTTTCGGTGACGTCACTTGTGGATCCCACCCCAGTACCAGACAGCATCTGCACCAAAGTTATTAGCAGCTGTAGGTGCACCAACAAAGGAACTCTGGCACGTATCAAGTGCACGGTGCCAGCTGCAAGTAACAGTTCTCTGCACAGACTTTTGATATCTGAATTAAATAAAACCCAAACTACTTCAATAGACCTACTGGATTTATCAAGCAGTGACCTTTCCTCCATTCCACCTGACTTCTTGACTGGCGTGTCCagaataaacacaataaaggCTCAGCACTGTGGTTTGAGCAAAATACCagcattcattttaaaaatgagaaaagtagCACACCTGAACTTGTCTCACAACCTTTTTGTCAACTTGTCTTTGGACTTTATGGTAAGCATGAACCTGCGTGGACTTAGCCTAGCTTACAATAAATTGGAGTATATCAAAGGTGAGTTAAACTCAACACTGGTCAACATGGACCTGAAACACAACCAGCTGACTGAGCTACCAGTGAACATCTGGCTTTCACTACAGGAGATTGATGTATCCCACAATGCTCTCTCCATGCTGCCCAGCTTACCCAGCCAATCACCACTGAGAAAATTGAGTGCAAGTCATAACAAGGTGGCCGAGTTTCCAAGCAAATTCTTTGAGTCTACATCAGTGCTGCACACACTGGACTTGGCATGGAACGGCCTACAAATGCTCAAAAAAGTTCAGCAGAAGAATGTGAACCTGGAAAAGCTGCAGAAATTAGTCTTATCTCATAACAACCTCCAGTACCTCAGCGTGGGACTTCTGGATGCCATGCCAAAGCTGGTCCACCTTGATCTCAGTCACAACAAGCTGCAGTCCTTGAACCATGATGTCTTCCCACCACAGTCATCTGGTCTTCAGTTTCTGAACCTCTCCTGCAATGCCCTGAACTATGTGCACCACACCACCTTCCATCATCTGGAGAGTCTGCGTGACCTCATCCTCTCCCACAACCCTGGGCTGGGACAACAAGGAATTGGACACTTGGGTCTTCCTGACCATTTAGTTAGTCTGGACCTCACAAACTGCTCCCTGACCACGCTAGACTATTGCCAGATAAAGCACTTGCATGACCTGGGATCACTCCATGTGCTTCACAACCCGTTGCTGTGCACCTGTCATCTCTACCTGCTTTACAACTGGTTTATGTGAGTTTTACTACTAAGAACATCTATTCAAACCCATTTGATTAAATTGACACACTTTGCACTGCCACTTTCAGTCTTTAATTTCTAGATGCATAACAGAATTTTGTTTGCACTCTGATGTTCATTATCTGTGGAAAACATTTAGCCTTTTGTGCAGAATGCTTTGTAGTAATCTCCTCCAACTTATACTACAAATCCTTTTGTCTAATACTTTCTTTTTCGAGGTGCTTTGGAAAATTCCTAATAATTTGGCAATCAAGTGCTGTGTCCAGtacttttggttttgttctaTCTGTTAAAGGACATAACAATGTATGCCTTTTCACTGCTTTTAATTTTAGTGAAATATCCACTTCAGCACTCTAGCACACATCTccaatcttaaaaaaacaagtaacaGACTGTACACAGCCCTGCAAAATTCAGGACAACCACATAAAGTCTGATGGTATCTCATGCTTATCATTTTACTAAGAGACCACTAATCACCAATTTTCACCATGACTGACTTTGattgttaaaattaattttctttaccaGCCACCACAGCCCTTCAAAGAGGGATACACCAAATGACGAGCACAGCTGGCAGTGTCTTCCAAGTGACAATCAATCACCTGTCTTGATCATTCAACGGCCCTGTGTGGAGAGTGTGTCCTGCCCCTCTGTAGAGACCAGCATACAGCAAAGGGAGGGGGTCCAAGTACATCTCAAAGTGGTGCGGGCCAAGCAGCACATTATCACCACTTGGACAATCGCTGATATCAGCCACCAAGTTGTAGGCTTTCGAGTCCTTTGCATGCACCAGGGTCAAGAAGTCTCCAACCAGCAAAAAGCAGAGCAGACTGAACAGGACACAGCGGCTGTCCATGTATCCCCTATCCTAGGCACAGACCTTCGAAGCTACACTGTGACAAACGTTGATGCTGATGACCACTTTATTGTCTGCATTGATGTACTGAGTAACACCACCAGGGTTATTAAACGAGTGTGTGAAGCAATTCTCACTGAAAGACCAAATATTCTGGCAGGTATACTGACTGGAGTAATCTTTCTCTTACCATGTCTCATATTTATTGCTTATGTTTTgatcaaagacaagaaaattaaacaatcTTCTTATGCTGTGGTTCAGAACAAGGATCAGCAGAAATCTGGCACAGATGAAACCAACCGGATGACATTTCTGAACTGCCAGTGTTTAACAGGGGCTTGAGACTTTTGGATTCTCTTCCTCGCTTTAATCACACACTCATCCATGCAACTTCCATCAGTGAACCTTGCTTGTTTAGTCATCACAATGTGTCCACCCAGACAGAAAATGCCAGCATCAGTGTTGCCATGAACAATGGAACTGCAGAagatgagagagacagaagtgtTCCAGATGCTGCAGTGTGTGCTGCAATCCCTACTCATTTTACAGTCCCGACAACATCAACACAACACCAGGCTGACCAAAGCCCACATCTCTGTATGCTGACTAATGAGATGGAAAGTCCCACTGGTGTTGAATCCACACTCCTGATGCAAGACCCTGGCTGTGAAGTTGGAGGCAGGAGCCTCACTTCCATTGAAGATGATCTTGCTTTCTTGGAACAAGAGGTGTCTTCACTTCAGGACCTTGTCCACGACAGCAAACCCACTGTTCCCCTACTGAGGCCTACAAGAGACAACCATGCTGCTACGGCAGATCCTACAACTCAAGCTCTAGACCATCTGGATGACCTTGTATCTGAATTACAAGCTCTGATCATAACAAGTGCTGAAGAAGAGGGTGTTGCTGAGTACAGTGATGACAGACATTGAAACACAGTCTGAGTGCAACAACTGCATGACAAACCACTGAGGCAGCAGCATGGACCAGCAAGAAAGTATTACAGAGGAGTGAGTGCCCACAGACTACAGTGGCACATTGTTATCCTCAGTGTGAACTGCTTGTTTTACCTAAATACTACTTTACCCTGATTTATATGCACATTCCATGCATTTTTTTAGATGGTGGTCATGGCACATCTTAATTGCCTCAATGATGGACTCATTTACAGCATAATGAAGCAAAATAAGATAAGCAGACAACAAGGCTTTGCTGTGggtatttgtacacaaacacatgaacacatacatCACATATAAATTATGGCAATGCTAAAAGATGTAGAAAATGTTAATGAGGAATAATAACTACACTTTGATATTGTGATTTTGTAAATCTAAGAAATGACCTTCAAATGAAGTCTACTgaaagaagttaaaaattatgctttctcatattaaaaacagaaatctcccacccaccctttcCATCCCCTTCAAAAATAAGGAACAGCTGACACTCAACCTTGTGAAAGATTTGAAAAAGCTCCTGGATTGGCTGTCAAGTTTAATTACGTGTATGTCAGTGAGTGAAAGAGTCACATTATGCTTGAATACTTTAACTATAAATGTACAACAACATGTAATCATTATTATGACTTGCTACTGATTTATCAGGAGTAAATAATACTGTCACCAATGTATTGGATGGACTAGCAGTTGGTTTGAATAAACCATGAGCAGAATGTTATTACATCCGAATGGCATGTGGACTAGAACTGACAATGTCCTGGTGGCACCAAGATGATCTGAGAATTGATGATGAGTATGTTGTGTCAGACGACTCATTATTGTAAGCAAACCTCAATAAACATTCATGGTGTCTTAATGATGACCATGTAGTCAGTATATTTTCCTCTTCATTCAGAAACAGTACAATGTATATAATACtaaaaatttttgtaaagaagaTGCATATGCAGAAAGTcagtttctaatatttttttggttatgaaataaatgttacCAGGGCTTATATTAAGCAATAAATCTGGATATCATTacttttcaaaactgttttgcaTGTTAAagtaatttacaatttaaatatttttctgtatatttacatttatattttgggGTAAGTTACCATGATAattgtatctttactcctaactgtgtgttaaatgtctgtaagagtatgtatgcctgccctgtgagcaaaagaaaaatttctgtcttggatctcattgacagacaataaagtttgatttgatttgaagttaaatatctttttctcttattgttacagaaagtaaatcaaaacaaatatttcacccTTTTTTTTAGTATGGATGCACATGTGtaatgcatacatatacataataAATGAATGTCTGTTGTGGATATAATATGGAAGGCTAAGAGAACATTAGGATTACTATTTAAAATGCACACAGCAACCTCATTTAAAATGCACACAGCAACCTCATTTAAAATGCACACAGCAACCTCATTTAAAATGCACACAGCAGTTCACTCTGTAATTATCGCTCAAACGCGTAGCTGTAGGTTATTGGAACCTCTTACTGTAACCGCTTGCTGACCACCTGAAGGATTTAGCTTAACAAATTTAGTCAACAGGGCTGCTGGTTGGCGATGACTCGTCGTGTCATTCTCTCAAGCtggtctctttttctcttctcccctcAACCTCTCGTCCTCCCTTTTTATATCCTCTGGTAGGGTAACGTGACATGGGTAGCCGGCTGTACAGGACAGCAGCGCTGGCTGTGCTACTGTTCCACCTGGTGGGGGGGTTTGGGGCTGGATGCTGCCCCTTCCTTCTCTCGCAGCCCCCTCCATCACCCCAGACCCAAAACAAACCAGCGTGCCAATCAGCGCTACCTGTCCGCGCTACCAACCAATCGGCCTTCAGCTGGCATCTTAGCCAGCCTCTACCACAATATCATCTCTGATTTTCACAAAAACTGATGGGATACCAAGACTGAGATTGTCTTCCCCTGCTTCCCATGCATTCTTCAAACTATTTTATATCTCACCAAGAAGCATGCTATCATTTTTGCTATGAATGAACTACTTTAAAAACCTGTCAGTCACAGATTATAACAGTTTTGGTCCGGTAGTTCACACTTACTCTATTAGATTATCAAGATGGATCAACATGATCTACAGACTCTCTACACTCAGCAAACACTATTGAAAGCTACCACAATTACATATGATTATGACGAGAATATCCTATAGAAATAATCCTGCTGGTTCTGTCAAATTGCCAATTCTGTGTAACTGCATGCAGGAGTAACAGGAGAAAGTTGTCTTTGCTGTTTCAGCCATATGGCTTCTGAAAGCTGGTGTGTTTAATGAATTGTGGCTGAATGTTAGTCTGGCACATGTTGAGTTATATGACAGGTATGTGTGGGCTATTTTACATAATTGTCATTGCTATAACTGTGTGGTCTATGTGATAAAGTTGTATTATACATCATTATGCATACAATAAAGATAATGCAAACAACTCACAGCACTGTCCATCCACGCAGGTTTTTGCTCCAGTATGCCAGCTTCATCCAACCCATGCTTTTCAAAGCCATtaacaaagagagaaagttcCTTATGCGAGGCCTTGCGTTCAATACGAAGTCTTTCAAGAGAAACAAGCAGCAACAGGAGATTGTAGTGTAGCTCAAACATCATCATTGATGCATGATGAAATACAGCACCTGTCACTGCATCAGAGAGCTCCTGTGCACGAGCTTGAGGTGCACCTGgtaatttcaaaaatttttcCTGGGTCAGCTTGATTCTATAATCATttaggtttaaaaataaagaaagggatAAAAGAAgaaggggaaagaaaaatggtttCATTTTGATGAAATCTAGCAATTGACCCCCACATGAAGCCACTTGTGTGTATCTATATTTTTCTACAGATATCACCAACATCACAGTTTGTTCTtactaaataaattttgaataagCAAATGCCATCTTTAAACTGATTACAGGCAAAGCTTAGCCAAAGGTAATGATGTTACATACCAAGACTGCCTTTGCCTCGATCTCGGCTCTTGATCACCTGTGCAAATATGTCAACAAACTTGTAGAAGGGGACATAGTACACAGAATGCAGCACTGTCAAGCACTGCAAGATGTTGTACAACACTGTGCCATTCACCACAAGGGGAAGATAATGGGTAAATTTGTCCTGCAGATGATCCCCCATGTACCGTGTCTCCTCAAGGATAATCCGATTGTGCTGAACATTGTCTCTACACTTCATTAGTGATTCCAGCATGGTCCCATCGTCCAGAAGCGGTCCATCGAGGTTCAGTGTCTTCTCACGAATAGCTTCCTGAACAATCAACATAATCCCcattttattctatttctaCAACACTGTACTCACATTACATTTGCGTGCTGTGATTTAAAGAACATCAGTCTAGGTATTACTATGATGTAAGATCACTACTGTGATAAAAAGAACATCACTATACATACAGAACATTTCTACTTATAAAAACATCCCTCTATAGTCCCATGTTCCTGCTCACATCACTATATGTGCAGAGGATcacaatatatacaaaacatTGCTATACACTCACATGTTCTTGTACGAGTCTCTGACGGTGCAGGATGATGTCGTTCTCATTGGATCTTCTCTGACCTTCAAATTCTTTTCGCTCAACTTTCATTGTCTCATAAAGCAGACGGTTGATGATGGCCTCATCGCTAACAGCCATGTTGATTATGCACATGCGATGAATGGGTACAGTGTAAAGCCCATCACCTGCACAACACCAGCAATAATGTTAAGTTAAAACGAAGTAGTTTATTTGCTGGAGATAAATAGTTGTATAGCTCTTCATGAGTGTACACCCATGTGATgtgattttgctttttattttggcaatcAAAACAGTAGCATCTCACCTTTTAGAAAGAGTGGTGTTGTGGTTGACAGATAAAGGCAGAAATTGGGATGAATTTTAAACTGCATGTCACCCACACGTACAACCTTGCTGCCTTCATGATCTAcataaaactgctttaaaagCAGTCCACGAAACACAGCTGCCAGGGGTCGCCTTTCTAGGTGTGTTACTAACACAGTCACACCTGCAATCATCAATACTGTTGAAAATCACATCTACATACACCTATACTTGTATCTGTTTTCCAGTAGATTGCCTAACTATTAAACATGTCACACATGAGAAGAAGCTAGACGGacagaagggaaagaaaaaagctagaaagaaggaagggaagaagggaaaagacagaaagagctgtagacagaaagagagaaagaacatggAAGAAAAATGTAGTGAACCAGAAAAAGCAAGTACTTCAAAGACTttccattattttatatttccattATGTTTAGATAGGAAAATGAATTGATTGTTAATGCTCTCCACCACTTTGCATATTTTGGGGTTGATCTGCTTCAAAATCTGCTTTGT
This sequence is a window from Pomacea canaliculata isolate SZHN2017 linkage group LG5, ASM307304v1, whole genome shotgun sequence. Protein-coding genes within it:
- the LOC112564652 gene encoding platelet glycoprotein V-like; the protein is MAAIAAMRKRHYNVSGLCLLVWTTFSVTSLVDPTPVPDSICTKVISSCRCTNKGTLARIKCTVPAASNSSLHRLLISELNKTQTTSIDLLDLSSSDLSSIPPDFLTGVSRINTIKAQHCGLSKIPAFILKMRKVAHLNLSHNLFVNLSLDFMVSMNLRGLSLAYNKLEYIKGELNSTLVNMDLKHNQLTELPVNIWLSLQEIDVSHNALSMLPSLPSQSPLRKLSASHNKVAEFPSKFFESTSVLHTLDLAWNGLQMLKKVQQKNVNLEKLQKLVLSHNNLQYLSVGLLDAMPKLVHLDLSHNKLQSLNHDVFPPQSSGLQFLNLSCNALNYVHHTTFHHLESLRDLILSHNPGLGQQGIGHLGLPDHLVSLDLTNCSLTTLDYCQIKHLHDLGSLHVLHNPLLCTCHLYLLYNWFIHHSPSKRDTPNDEHSWQCLPSDNQSPVLIIQRPCVESVSCPSVETSIQQREGVQVHLKVVRAKQHIITTWTIADISHQVVGFRVLCMHQGQEVSNQQKAEQTEQDTAAVHVSPILGTDLRSYTVTNVDADDHFIVCIDVLSNTTRVIKRVCEAILTERPNILAGILTGVIFLLPCLIFIAYVLIKDKKIKQSSYAVVQNKDQQKSGTDETNRMTFLNCQCLTGA